A section of the Denticeps clupeoides unplaced genomic scaffold, fDenClu1.1, whole genome shotgun sequence genome encodes:
- the LOC114773262 gene encoding uncharacterized protein FAM241A-like: MSAAADGSCAEPGGRGSPCRPATSRLREQADRQVGGQAAPPEVDDCERLGTLFGELNKCLRGVGFVQLYFGEKIVEPVVVLVFWALLWFLGIQALGLVGTLCIIIIYMQK, encoded by the exons ATGTCCGCGGCCGCCGACGGGAGCTGCGCCGAGCCCGGGGGCCGGGGGTCGCCGTGCCGCCCTGCCACTTCCAGGCTCCGGGAACAG GCCGATCGGCAGGTCGGAGGTCAGGCGGCGCCGCCGGAGGTGGACGACTGCGAGCGGCTGGGCACGCTCTTCGGGGAGCTGAACAAGTGTCTGCGCGGCGTCGGCTTCGTGCAGCTGTACTTCGGCGAGAAGATCGTGGAGCCGGTGGTGGTTCTGGTGTTCTGGGCTTTGCTGTGGTTCCTGGGAATCCAGGCACTTGGCCTGGTGGGGACGCtgtgcatcatcatcatctacaTGCAGAAGTAG